The region aataaaatatgagtgaacaagaatggatttattcaaaacttgcacatttatttcattatgattattatttaaaaacaaagaagttcacaattgaacaatacattaataaataataaaatattacAAATGAAAAGATTGAAAGACAACATGATTGTTGGCATGATTGACGTTATTATTCTTCTGCAGAGGTAGCCTCAATTCTCAGCGTTCTTCATCAATGATTGCACTTACCCTCCTCAATCTTCACACTAGGCCCTTCTTTGGTGAAAGTCAGAACCTTCTGATCCACAAGCTCTTGTGCCCTGGGTTTGAAAACCCAACAATCGTTGATAGAATTCCCCTTATGCCCAGCATGGTAAGCACATGAGGCATTAGGATTATGCCTTGCATGATAAGGGAAAATGGCAGGTGGAATCTCCTTTGTAACAACGAGTCCTTACTATACAAGGTAAGGTAGCAGTTGAGCATATGTCATACGGATCTGATCACATCGAGGACGCTTCTTGTCATAACATTTGGTCTGCCCCGACCCTTGATGGTTACGTGGCACAATTTGTTGTCTTTGCAGAACTTGAGCTTGAGGAGGCTGCTGATACTGGGATGTAACACCATGTGGGAACGAGTAGCATGGCATGGGTACCAAAGGTATTTGCAACTGAGAATGAATCTAAGGAGTATCCATTGGTGGGAACATCTGAGCTGAGTGTACTAAGCCAGGACTGACTACCTGATTAGAAGTATGGCCATAATGAACTCCAAATGGGACATAGGGTGCCCCAATATAGACGTACTGAGGAGCAACATTAGTGGAAGATGATGCCCCAGGATAGGCCAAAGGCATTCCAGAGTGATATCCTTGACTATGATACTGCATAGCAGGTTGGACAAAAGGTGGAGGAACTTGCACATGAATCGGAGGACCGTTGTATTCGAACCCATTCTCAATAGGCGCCTTAGCAGTCATAGGTGTAAAGCACAACAACTTCTGATTAATGAGCTCTTGAACTCTGGCCTTAAAAGGATCACAATTCTTAATAGAGTGCCCTATATGTCCGACATGATATCCACATATGACATTGGGATCATGTTTGGGATGATAAGGAAATCCAACATGTTGGATCCATTTAGGCACAATTGCCCTAGCGTTAACCAGCACAGATAGCAGATGTGCATGACTCATAGGAATTGGATCATTGCGAGGATGTCTCCTTTCCTGATCGTTATTCTTCTGGATGATTTCGTTGTGCTTCAGTTTCTGGTTGCTTTGAGCAGGCCTTTGATGTGGTGGTAAACGTTGTTCTTGAGGAGGAAGTGGCATAATGCCTGCAGCCAccttttgtttgttatctttCTTCATATTTTCTTTAGGTCGCTCATCAATTATAAACTAATTTGGGAAGTCCTTTGTCATGCCATAAAAAAATAGCTCCACGACCATGTCAACTTTGTCAATGCTCTTACCCTTTTCCATGACTCTTCAATGATCGGTGTCGGCGAATCGTTGTCTTTTTGGCAAAGGAATGAAGAAGGTGAGTTTTCTGGTTGacatgcatgagatgcaaatgaaTGAATTCATATGTTAGGGATGGAATGCAAATAATTATGCAACATCCATAAATTCAAAGCCtaggtgaatacaatgagcaactgggtcattcgtcccgtatTCAAAGATACTtagaatgaggataggaattatcccctctcatcccttctttactacttaaggcttGTGGAATATGATTGTCATCATAACTTTGAAGTTGTTGGAGAAGAATAACTGTTGCTCATTGCGTTGATGTTTCTTGATGAGGAGAGACTTGACAATCATATGATTTGAATTGTgttaaagtctatgaatagaggtgaatacgatgagcaactgagtcattcatcccgtacccaaagatattcaaaatgaTGATAGGAATTCTCCTCTCATCCCTTCTATATTGCTTAATCTCATGCCACACAATCTTAACCTTGATGAACAAGCTCTTGAAGAACCACCTTTGATGTGCCTTGTATGATCTACTGCTTGATATAATTGGGATGCCTTGATTGAGTATGAACTTGAGGCCTTGAGATCCACAACTTACATAAAGAGTCTTATgaagtgatcaagggtctttttATCACTTGAATAGACTGTGAGATTATACAAgatcaaaggatttagttaatTAAAATTGCTTTTGATCCACTTGAGTCGAGGATTTGAATTATCTTGAAAATGACTAGATAACCTAATATAAGGGTAAGGTATTTCACAAACTATTCATTGGGGAGCATGCAAATTAGGCTATTCTAAACCCTATGGGTTAAATAGTCAATTCACAAATTATGGATATTGAATCAATTTCTAATCATGAAAATTTCTAATTAAACCCATTAAACCTAAACAAATCTAATATTCTAACATTCTAATAGCCTAATTAATTCTAATTTTCTAAAACTAATCAAAATTAGTGAATTCCAATATTTCTAAAAATTCTATTAAACTAAATCAAATTCTTAATAATCGTAAAATTTGATATTctattaaattaattaaaaaaaaccTAACTAATATCTAATTAAACCAATCAAGattttaaaaaaaactaattaatcTAATTGAATCTTAATCCTCTAATAAACCTAATTAGCTAATCAAGATCCTAATCTAATTCTAACAACAAAAAACTAAAAGCCTAAAAAAGAAGATTGGGCCCTGAGGCCAATCTATGCAGGCCCGCGAATGGGGTGTGGATAGAGGTTACTGGGAGTATGAATGGAAATATCTCATTTGGCCCTTAGGACCAACCATTCCCAAAACGTTCACAAGCGGGCTCCAAAAACGTGTCATGTTAAACAAGCAGGAAGACTCAGGGCCTGTTTGAAACACTTTTcaattttagtttttaaaatttatttttcaaatctattttaaaaaactatttttaagaagaaaattaataaaaaatttgtttgataaactaatttttaaaaattgttttgaaaatatgaaaatgaaaaaacttgtttgataatctaattttttaatagtattttaagaagagaataaaaatgcatatttttTCATCTActtttaaaatctattttattgtataaaatattacaaacttaagaaaattaattgatatttggtcgaatacaaataattgggttaaatcaatttttaattttacaaatcacataacacttgtttgtaataataataagaaaaaaaacaaataaaaaaactGGGATTCCACGTTTAATAGAAAAAAAGATTATATagtaaaaataattaaaaaacacaaaaaaaattaagtaaaataaataaacatatttGGAAAGGTTACTTATACATAAAAAGAgcataaataaaagaaataacatactctttcaaatacatttttctattttatttttaaaatacaaaagttattaaaattacattaatgctattaatgaaaattataaatttttatgttttttcttcaagttttataatattaaaaactaaaaagtaagaagcaaaacacaactaaactgtttcacttttttgcttttaaaaactgaaaaatCGAAAAGGGTTTTTAAAAACACTTTTGCAAAACATTATATTCAAacaagtttttaaattttaaattttcaaaaactaaaaaagagTTTTTAAGATGCATTTCAAAGGCCCTCAGTATCTCGTTCCTCCCCGTATCCCGTCGTTCTTCGCGTCTTCATCTTCCTCAACTTTGAATCAACATTGATGTAGAAAAATGTTCCAAGATAATTTTCATAGCTGAAATCGTATCAACATCCATTGTTCCTCTTCATGTGCACGAAATTGGAAATAATGAAATAGAATTGAAGGGAAGAAAAACTCACTGAATCAGGGTTCCATGCTAACAggtgataacatgaaataatatcacattttttgactcgatttaattaaattatattattatttgattcgatttattttatattattcgatattacttggtattttccttctattcATTTCAGGTAACATAAACTGAAGCATGTgtgaaaaggaaagaaaaggggtgcaaaaagaagaGCCTCTAGGAAAAGCATTtcactaaagcccagcccacgcCAACTACAAGGGAAATGGCCTGTGACGACCGCCACgcatggtgtgacgagcgtcacgcccctttgcttagtgttacgagcgtaacacatggtgtgacggacgtcacacccccACTCCTATTTTTCAGCCTTTGACGCGCGTAACAGAAGTGCTTCTCACTTATTTCTCCGCTGGACTCGTTGACGCTTTGAAAAACCTACTGAAGAGACTTTGGAAAAAACGGTTACTTTATGGAGGCATATAAATACACCTCAAGGGATCCAATTGAAGCTCTCCTCTCTCCTTTCCAGATTTCCACGCTGTGCATTATTTTTACAGCATTATATTTTTTCCTAGCATTCCATATTTTCTTCAGCAGTTTATTCCCTTAGCATTTTTACTTTCTTTTTCTTTGTTAGCTTAATTTTTTaggcattcaattaattttctcacaatagtttctacaccggaaactattgtgtaacttttactagatctaaccttacgttagatcatagtattttaattctttgtttttattttcctGTCTGCTCAAGAATTatgaagaacaaatccaaccggtttgtggtggagtgttcaagcatcgaagctagggaacaaccaagatttctattaattttacaggttcattaatttattgttttaacTTATATATGCTTTGTGTTGCTGTTTATCTATAttgtttgtctgatatggctgtatttaagcATAATAATTATTTAGgcctgtttagcatgtccggctaattaatttagatatcggtatgtaaagtaagcggaataaaggaatcaaaactgagtcggtttaaatttatttaaaaatatagtcattctttttatggtctcaatttacagagttaatactaaagtttttgtacgagagtaaaagacataaagaagttgaaatcaatagaacgacagtttgagcttttaactggacagtgtaaattggatATTAATTAAATCAGGGtgaaagcaatttttagagttaattaaattctaatcattttcaaaaagtatttttaaaggttaaatgtgaggacgagagttaagcatttaagtttaatcatataatctaagtcaacagagcgagagtttgagacgagagtgtttaaacggttagtattttaataaaaagagtttctatagattctattgttttcaaaaagtaattttagttttaactaaatagtgagagcgtacgttaaggtaaaatcatagtctgattcaacagagcgagagtttgagaaaagacttttaatcaatagtgtctactgagaagacttattttaaaactaagaaaccaacgaagatttgattccctaattacaacgaactacataccgatatccgcattatttgatatttaatctagatccaattttagttctacttttccccctaatcatcaaagtatcatccgccttagctttacgaagtaaccctagaaaaacggtatatcgattcattaagtccctgtgggatcgatatcttttaaaactacgcgattagactgtgcacttgcagttaataccccaatagactcataaagtcacgatcaagtttttggcgtcgttgccggggacttttatttagtcgatatcgtaactcttctgttacgctgtagagactaaggcaatttttatttttccttttgtctttcgttgatttgtatgccacacactcgctcacaaggcaAACCGtattacttacgaatcaacgacgttgaatGATATCTtcgagtcttacgacgaattcgggagtatcatgctgcaaacaatcttcctccaatcgaaattcctgatctcaagaatcttcttccttcgccgatacccgagatggcagtaccagctcgtgctcttcgagattacgctgctccatcgcaagatgagccgcattcgagtattgctccacccgcaatcgaagcaaacaacttcgaacttaaaccttcactgttgcaggcagtgcaacagaaccaattttctggaaatcctaccgaggatccaaaccttcatttatccgtatttgttcaatacgctgatactgttaaagctaatggtgtcacttcagaggaaattcgacttcgtctctttcttttctcgttaagagataaagctagaagatgacttcagtctcttccttccaactcagtcaccacatggaatgagttgaagaaagtctttcttgcccgatattttcctccaagcaaaacagctatgttaagagcccagataaatggatttaagcagaaagataacgagtctctcttcgaagcatgggaaagatacaaagacatgatgagactttgcccacaccatggtttagaggactggttagtaattcacaccttctataatggtctcttgtacaacacaagattaacaatagacgccgccgcaggtggtgcgcttatggataaaccttacgctgacgcttatcaacttattgagagcatggcccaaaaccattatcagtggggaagcgaccgaacaatggtagaaaaacctcaagcgaaaactggcatgtacgagataagtagccttgatcatgttaatgcaaaagtggaggctcttgcccagaaaattgaaagtttaaatgtatcacctccagccaccgtggttgccgtaactcaaaattgcgaagtctgtggaattcaaggtcacactcctacagattgtcaactcctaacaggaatccaagcagagcaggtgaactatgttcaaggaaatccttactcgcatacctataactcaaactggaagaaccatcctaatttttcatataagagtaacaatgctttatacgcactaggacaagctcccagtcaagccccaactatacctcctggatatcaaaagccgaccccatctacacctaacaataacgttcctagaaaatccaatttggaaatcatgatggagaacttcatagcttctcaacagcaaaccaataaagagttcttaaaccagaatgtacacactaacgaacaaattaaacaactagcaagtaaagtagatgccctggctacccataacaaaatgctggaaacacaaatctcgcaagtagctcaacaacaagcgcctactgctgccccaactggtacctttcctggacagccccaaccaaatccgaaaagccacgctcatgcaattatattaagaagtggaacagaggtggaaggaccgtctgacccaaggattgataaccaaaactctaaaaagtcaattgaggaagaaagtaaacctaaggaaaaggaagagtgtaataaggaaaccgtagaaaacaaagaaccttatgtacctccgccaccttacaaaccacctatcccttatcctcagaggctaattaaaaccaaagacgcgggccaatttaaaaaatttgttgacctactgaaacaattaaacgtcaccattccttttacagaagctattacacagatgccttcatatgctaagttcttaaaagaaattctatctaataaaaggaaacttgaagagagcgaaaccgttacactcactgctgagtgtagcgcaataatccagaacatgcctcctaaacttaaagaccctggtagtttctctataccctgtcatataggaaaatttgttatagacaaagctttatgcgatttaggagccggtattagtgttatgcccttgtccatatgtgagagacttgaaatgggagaattaagaccaactaaaatgtctgtgcaattagcagatcgttccattagatatcccgtaggaattcttgaaaacgttcccgtgcgcataggtcaattctacattcccaccgattttataattatggacataagagaagatgaggttacacccat is a window of Lathyrus oleraceus cultivar Zhongwan6 chromosome 6, CAAS_Psat_ZW6_1.0, whole genome shotgun sequence DNA encoding:
- the LOC127096726 gene encoding uncharacterized protein LOC127096726; its protein translation is PYKPPIPYPQRLIKTKDAGQFKKFVDLLKQLNVTIPFTEAITQMPSYANETVTLTAECSAIIQNMPPKLKDPGSFSIPCHIGKFVIDKALCDLGAGISVMPLSICERLEMGELRPTKMSVQLADRSIRYPVGILENVPVRIGQFYIPTDFIIMDIREDEVTPIILGRPFLATAGAIIDVKRGRLTFEVGEEKIEFILSKFLKAPAIEDT